The bacterium genome includes a window with the following:
- a CDS encoding ATP-binding cassette domain-containing protein — translation MKKLFRQKYPVVRQYDQTDCGPAALLSVLRFYRGDSSLVRLRRLCKTTSVGTSMANIVEAANVLGFDARAVRGEFEELCDEIMPCIAHIVTSEGLSHFAVVYTATPDIVLVGDPGRGLLRLSSEEFMNLWKSKTAVLFKPGSKLHYDKPPSWLYWISQYAKKYETWIYQSTFLGVLYTVLGLANAIFIQLIVDKIIPTGQTEKIVLLTLALFLVLVLRSGFGYFRQRFLVVANKRLSNDICADFLRHLFRLPKSFFDSRKTGDILTRFADTHRVRQLILTLSTVTTIDILIVCGSLSFLFFITPGIALSIALLLLIYSYLLFTRAKSLTDQQRSVMKNNAEVESSYIDSIEGIDHLISFNSQEVFSELNIVLFRRHQDGIERFGMTQARLSLFAEFFLGLVMLSTLGVGSSWVLGGSLSLGQLIAAYSLLALLIPSVNRLVDVKVATAGASVAFHRMMDILLIEPEKLDVGGCTCIDKSVSIDKGSFGWSGQGLLFKNISLTICKGKLSSLWGPSGSGKSTIVNILQRVLDLSSGTLLVDNVHANLLSIREYRKKICTVPQSIKIFNASLLDNILLGRPFSGIEKVTEWINEIGFSFFPSRFENGLLTLIGKDGQQLSGGEKQLLGFLRALWNRPEVLVIDEALTGIDMFIENELWKFLKRYSETNAVLIVSHDLRTILKTDYAFILNSGTIVKSGPPVGLFDADQLRTTYGVTMNFDVMNNNPLVVKA, via the coding sequence ATGAAAAAACTTTTTCGACAAAAGTATCCCGTCGTCAGACAATATGATCAAACTGATTGTGGGCCGGCTGCTCTTTTGAGTGTTCTAAGGTTCTATCGAGGTGACTCTAGTCTTGTTCGTTTAAGAAGACTGTGCAAGACAACGTCCGTAGGTACGTCAATGGCTAACATAGTGGAAGCCGCAAACGTGTTGGGTTTTGATGCCCGTGCTGTCCGAGGGGAGTTTGAAGAACTTTGTGATGAAATCATGCCGTGCATTGCTCATATTGTTACTTCAGAAGGGCTGTCACATTTTGCTGTAGTTTATACTGCAACCCCAGATATAGTTTTAGTGGGTGATCCAGGACGGGGACTGCTAAGACTATCTTCCGAAGAATTTATGAATTTATGGAAATCAAAAACGGCCGTTTTGTTTAAACCGGGTTCTAAATTGCATTATGATAAGCCCCCCAGCTGGCTTTACTGGATTAGTCAATATGCGAAAAAATATGAAACGTGGATATACCAATCGACTTTTCTCGGAGTTCTTTATACCGTTTTGGGTCTTGCCAATGCCATTTTCATTCAGTTGATTGTGGACAAAATTATTCCTACTGGTCAAACCGAAAAAATAGTATTGCTTACCCTTGCCTTATTTTTAGTATTAGTTCTGCGTTCTGGTTTTGGCTATTTCAGGCAGCGCTTTTTGGTTGTCGCCAACAAGAGGCTGAGCAATGATATTTGTGCCGATTTTTTACGCCATCTATTCAGATTGCCAAAATCTTTTTTTGATTCGAGAAAAACAGGCGATATTCTCACAAGATTCGCCGATACCCATCGGGTTCGGCAACTTATTCTCACACTGTCAACTGTGACAACTATAGACATCCTCATTGTATGCGGCTCATTGTCTTTCTTATTTTTTATTACCCCTGGAATTGCATTGTCAATAGCTCTTTTGCTTCTCATATATTCATACTTATTGTTTACCAGAGCTAAGAGCTTGACGGATCAACAAAGATCAGTTATGAAGAATAATGCGGAGGTTGAGTCCTCCTATATTGACAGTATTGAGGGTATTGATCATCTGATAAGTTTTAATTCTCAAGAAGTTTTCTCAGAGTTAAACATTGTCTTATTTAGGCGGCATCAGGATGGTATAGAGAGATTCGGTATGACCCAAGCGAGGTTGTCACTTTTTGCTGAATTTTTTCTTGGATTGGTTATGTTGTCAACGCTGGGAGTTGGCTCTTCGTGGGTATTAGGTGGCAGTCTATCATTAGGTCAATTGATAGCCGCCTATAGTCTTCTTGCGCTACTCATCCCAAGTGTCAATCGATTAGTTGATGTTAAGGTTGCCACGGCAGGTGCTTCAGTTGCATTCCATCGTATGATGGACATATTACTGATCGAACCCGAAAAACTTGACGTAGGAGGATGTACGTGTATAGACAAATCAGTTTCCATTGACAAAGGGTCTTTTGGTTGGTCTGGCCAAGGGTTGCTTTTTAAAAACATAAGCCTTACAATTTGCAAGGGCAAGTTATCTTCATTGTGGGGGCCAAGTGGTTCCGGTAAAAGCACTATAGTCAATATCTTGCAGCGAGTGTTGGACTTGTCCTCTGGTACACTCTTAGTCGATAACGTCCATGCGAATTTATTGTCTATTCGAGAATACAGAAAGAAAATATGCACCGTTCCTCAATCGATCAAAATCTTCAACGCTTCACTCCTTGACAACATTCTTCTTGGACGACCATTTTCTGGAATTGAAAAAGTTACGGAGTGGATAAACGAAATTGGTTTCAGTTTTTTCCCTTCCAGATTTGAAAATGGTTTACTTACACTAATTGGAAAAGATGGTCAGCAGCTATCGGGAGGAGAGAAACAGCTTCTTGGTTTTTTGCGCGCTCTTTGGAACAGACCTGAGGTTTTGGTTATCGATGAAGCCCTAACCGGAATTGATATGTTTATTGAAAACGAATTATGGAAGTTTTTGAAAAGGTATTCAGAAACAAATGCGGTATTAATTGTTTCGCATGACTTACGAACAATATTAAAAACCGATTACGCTTTTATACTCAATTCCGGCACCATTGTCAAAAGCGGACCACCAGTAGGACTTTTTGATGCAGATCAGTTGAGAACAACGTATGGAGTAACTATGAATTTTGACGTCATGAATAATAATCCTCTCGTCGTGAAGGCATAG
- a CDS encoding superoxide dismutase, with the protein MAFTLPPLPYPHDALEPHIDKQTMEIHHGKHHQAYINNANAALEKYANLQSKTAEELVADLNAVPEDIRTAIRNNAGGHANHSFFWTVMGPNAGGTPKGDLADAINMKFSSFDNFKAEFAKAAATRFGSGWAWLCVDGKGNLVVTSTANQDSPLSDKLKPILGLDVWEHAYYLKYQNRRPDYVTAFWSVVNWDKVADYYKKAK; encoded by the coding sequence ATGGCTTTCACCTTGCCCCCATTGCCTTATCCGCACGATGCGTTAGAACCACATATTGATAAACAAACTATGGAAATCCATCACGGCAAGCATCATCAGGCCTACATAAATAACGCCAATGCGGCGCTGGAAAAATATGCCAACTTACAGTCTAAAACCGCTGAAGAACTTGTTGCAGATCTGAATGCCGTTCCGGAAGACATTCGCACCGCCATCCGCAATAATGCGGGCGGACATGCGAATCATAGTTTTTTCTGGACGGTTATGGGCCCCAACGCAGGCGGAACGCCCAAAGGCGATTTGGCAGATGCGATCAATATGAAGTTCAGCAGTTTTGATAATTTTAAAGCGGAATTTGCAAAAGCTGCCGCGACGCGTTTCGGAAGCGGATGGGCTTGGTTATGCGTGGACGGCAAAGGCAACTTGGTCGTGACAAGCACAGCTAACCAGGACAGCCCCCTTTCGGATAAATTAAAGCCCATACTTGGTTTGGACGTTTGGGAACACGCTTATTACTTGAAGTACCAGAATCGCCGGCCGGATTATGTGACGGCTTTCTGGAGCGTGGTGAATTGGGATAAAGTCGCTGATTATTACAAAAAGGCTAAATAA